From the Nocardiopsis changdeensis genome, one window contains:
- a CDS encoding sensor histidine kinase: MNRAPLRRPGLPVSARLRLTLGYAAFLVVSGMAVLAGVYIVVRYIPDYPLTTSDPSVTHVNITSRGQIVDALVDVSLGVLLALAAIGLTGGWFLAGWVLRPLHRIDAAVRTVAAGRLDHRIRLTGPDDEFRRLADAFDHMLDRLQDAFAVQERFAANASHELRTPLAITATMLDVARREPGHDPVFDRLTEVNARAVGITEALLRLADVDAVTAAAEPLDLADPVRRAVAEAREEAGRRGVDLRLDAAPAPVTGDAELLLRLADNLVRNALRHNVEDGTATVSVGRAPDGSAVLRTGNTGPVLAPETVARLTEPFLRGEGRTRRGGEGYGLGLALVSRVVAVHGGTLDLAPRPGGGLTVTVTLPGR, from the coding sequence GTGAACCGGGCCCCGCTGCGGCGGCCGGGACTGCCGGTCAGCGCCCGCCTGCGCCTCACCCTGGGGTACGCCGCCTTCCTGGTCGTGTCCGGGATGGCGGTCCTGGCCGGGGTGTACATCGTCGTCCGCTACATCCCCGACTACCCGCTGACCACCTCCGACCCCAGCGTGACCCACGTCAACATCACCTCCCGGGGGCAGATCGTGGACGCCCTGGTGGACGTGTCCCTGGGGGTACTGCTCGCGCTGGCCGCCATCGGCCTGACCGGGGGCTGGTTCCTGGCGGGGTGGGTGCTCAGGCCCCTGCACCGCATCGACGCCGCGGTCCGCACCGTCGCCGCCGGCAGGCTGGACCACCGCATCCGCCTGACCGGTCCCGACGACGAGTTCCGGCGGCTGGCGGACGCCTTCGACCACATGCTCGACCGGCTCCAGGACGCCTTCGCCGTGCAGGAGCGGTTCGCCGCCAACGCCTCCCACGAACTGCGCACCCCGCTGGCGATCACCGCCACCATGCTCGACGTGGCCCGCCGCGAACCCGGGCACGACCCGGTCTTCGACCGGCTGACCGAGGTCAACGCCCGCGCGGTCGGCATCACCGAGGCGCTGCTGCGGCTGGCCGACGTGGACGCCGTCACCGCGGCCGCCGAACCCCTGGACCTGGCCGACCCGGTCCGCCGCGCCGTCGCCGAGGCCCGGGAGGAGGCCGGGCGGCGCGGCGTCGACCTGCGCCTGGACGCCGCGCCCGCACCGGTGACCGGGGACGCCGAGCTGCTGCTGCGGCTGGCCGACAACCTCGTGCGCAACGCCCTGCGCCACAACGTGGAGGACGGCACCGCCACCGTCTCCGTCGGCCGCGCCCCGGACGGGTCCGCCGTGCTGCGCACCGGGAACACCGGCCCCGTGCTGGCCCCGGAGACCGTCGCCCGGCTCACCGAGCCGTTCCTGCGCGGCGAGGGCCGCACCCGGCGCGGCGGCGAGGGCTACGGGCTGGGCCTGGCCCTGGTCTCCCGGGTCGTGGCCGTCCACGGCGGGACCCTGGACCTCGCCCCCCGCCCCGGCGGAGGCCTCACCGTCACCGTCACCCTTCCCGGCCGGTAA
- a CDS encoding bifunctional [glutamine synthetase] adenylyltransferase/[glutamine synthetase]-adenylyl-L-tyrosine phosphorylase, with protein sequence MTAGSLARRGFSDSPRALRLLTGAGLDSSADTAVIDSLAAAPDPDQALLGLIRVLESDPDPDVLRDALREDSDLRERLCRVLGTGGALTDHLVRHPGDWRELRGADAARTPEPEELRRGLLHTVGADPHSPAPAADLSGTRSAAELRHVLRVAYRRRVLRLAGRDLTGLVTVDAVAAELADLAAALLDGALAVARAEHPEDAARCRLAVIGMGKCGGRELNYVSDVDVVFVAEPAGDPGDGEPADEQAAMRSATRLATAMMRVPVETDAEGTLWEVDPALRPEGRNGPLVRPLSGHRAYYERWAKTWEFQALLKARPIAGDAELGRAYMDVITPMVWQASARKDFVEDVQAMRRRVLEHIPAGQADRELKLGPGGLRDIEFSVQLLQLVHGRADDRLRSGTTLVALAALSEHGYVGRQDAAGLADAYRFLRRLEHLLQLERLRRTHLMPDGATADGQAELRRLGRALGFVADPVRELTEARRKVAAEVRRLHEKLFYRPLLNAVAKLPGGEVRLSPEQARDRLEALGFADPAGALRHLESLTSGVSRRAAIQRTLLPVMLGWFSDAPDPDAGLLGFRQVSDSLGTTPWYLRLLRDDVRVAERMAWLLGTSRYVTDLLLRAPDAIKVLADDADLVRRDPGSLAAEADAALRRYATAEESVSAVRALRRRELLRTAAADLLEVSDVREVGAALTDISAVTIDAALRVATARVLEADGEELTRVCVVAMGRFGGGELTYASDADVMYVHAPLPGVDTTAATRQAMAVVRELARLLEMPAAEPPLKVDTDLRPEGRSGPVVRTLDSYAAYYGRWSQVWESQALLRARPVAGDPELRAAFTALIDPIRYPAGGIDSASVLEIRKLKARMEAERLPRGADPTLHTKLGRGGLSDVEWVAQLTQLRHAHDYPDLRTTGTLEALGAAVAHGFLTADDGAVLEQAWRLASRVRGMVMLVRGRGGDSLPTDLRVRAALATAMGCRSAQDEEGLWAGPAEQLTEAYLRTTRRARAVMERVFYDD encoded by the coding sequence ATGACGGCAGGCTCGCTCGCACGGCGCGGCTTCAGTGACAGCCCGCGGGCCCTGCGGCTGCTGACGGGGGCGGGGCTGGACTCCTCCGCCGACACGGCCGTGATCGACTCCCTGGCGGCGGCCCCCGATCCCGACCAAGCCCTGCTGGGGCTCATCCGGGTCCTGGAGAGCGACCCCGACCCGGACGTCCTGCGCGACGCCCTGCGCGAGGACTCCGACCTGCGGGAGCGGCTGTGCCGGGTGCTGGGCACCGGCGGCGCCCTCACCGACCACCTGGTGCGCCACCCCGGCGACTGGCGGGAGCTGCGCGGCGCCGACGCCGCCCGCACCCCCGAGCCGGAGGAGCTGCGCCGGGGGCTGCTGCACACCGTGGGCGCCGACCCCCACTCCCCCGCCCCGGCCGCCGACCTCTCCGGCACCCGTTCCGCCGCCGAGCTGCGCCACGTGCTGCGCGTCGCCTACCGGCGCCGGGTGCTGCGGCTGGCCGGCCGCGACCTGACGGGGCTGGTCACCGTGGACGCGGTGGCCGCCGAGCTGGCCGACCTGGCCGCCGCCCTGCTGGACGGCGCGCTGGCGGTGGCCCGCGCCGAGCACCCCGAGGACGCCGCCCGCTGCCGCCTGGCCGTCATCGGCATGGGCAAGTGCGGGGGCCGCGAGCTCAACTACGTCAGCGACGTGGACGTGGTGTTCGTGGCCGAGCCCGCCGGGGACCCCGGGGACGGGGAGCCGGCGGACGAGCAGGCGGCGATGCGTTCGGCGACCCGGCTGGCCACCGCCATGATGCGGGTGCCCGTCGAGACCGACGCCGAGGGCACCCTGTGGGAGGTGGACCCGGCGCTGCGCCCGGAGGGCAGGAACGGCCCGCTGGTGCGCCCGCTGTCGGGGCACCGCGCCTACTACGAGCGCTGGGCCAAGACCTGGGAGTTCCAGGCCCTGCTCAAGGCGCGGCCGATCGCCGGGGACGCGGAGCTGGGCCGCGCCTACATGGACGTCATCACGCCCATGGTGTGGCAGGCGTCCGCGCGCAAGGACTTCGTCGAGGACGTGCAGGCGATGCGCCGCCGGGTGCTGGAGCACATCCCCGCCGGGCAGGCCGACCGGGAGCTCAAGCTGGGCCCGGGCGGGCTGCGCGACATCGAGTTCTCCGTGCAGCTGCTCCAGTTGGTCCACGGCCGGGCCGACGACCGGCTGCGGTCGGGCACCACCCTGGTGGCGCTGGCCGCCCTGTCCGAGCACGGGTACGTGGGCCGCCAGGACGCCGCCGGGCTCGCCGACGCCTACCGGTTCCTGCGCCGGCTGGAGCACCTGCTGCAGCTGGAGCGGCTGCGCCGCACCCACCTGATGCCCGACGGCGCGACCGCCGACGGGCAGGCGGAGCTGCGGCGGCTGGGCCGGGCCCTGGGCTTCGTCGCCGACCCGGTGCGGGAGCTGACCGAGGCCCGCCGCAAGGTCGCCGCCGAGGTGCGGCGCCTGCACGAGAAGCTGTTCTACCGGCCGCTGCTGAACGCCGTCGCCAAGCTGCCCGGCGGGGAGGTGCGCCTGTCCCCCGAGCAGGCCCGCGACCGGCTGGAGGCGCTGGGGTTCGCCGACCCGGCCGGGGCGCTGCGCCACCTGGAGTCGCTGACCTCGGGCGTGTCCCGGCGCGCGGCCATACAGCGCACCCTGCTCCCGGTGATGCTGGGCTGGTTCTCCGACGCCCCCGACCCCGACGCGGGGCTGCTGGGGTTCCGCCAGGTCAGCGACTCGCTGGGCACCACCCCGTGGTACCTGAGGCTGCTGCGCGACGACGTCCGGGTCGCCGAGCGCATGGCGTGGCTGCTGGGCACCAGCCGCTACGTCACCGACCTGCTGCTGCGCGCCCCCGACGCGATCAAGGTGCTCGCCGACGACGCCGACCTGGTGCGCCGCGACCCCGGGTCGCTGGCCGCCGAGGCCGACGCGGCGCTGCGCCGCTACGCCACCGCCGAGGAGTCGGTGTCGGCGGTGCGGGCGCTGCGCCGCCGCGAGCTGCTGCGCACCGCCGCCGCCGACCTGTTGGAGGTCTCCGACGTCCGGGAGGTGGGCGCGGCCCTCACCGACATCTCCGCGGTGACCATCGACGCCGCCCTGCGGGTGGCCACCGCCCGGGTGCTGGAGGCCGACGGCGAGGAGCTGACCCGGGTGTGCGTGGTCGCGATGGGCCGGTTCGGGGGCGGTGAGCTGACCTACGCCAGCGACGCCGACGTCATGTACGTGCACGCCCCGCTGCCCGGCGTGGACACCACCGCGGCCACCCGGCAGGCGATGGCGGTCGTCCGGGAGCTGGCGCGGCTGCTGGAGATGCCCGCGGCCGAGCCGCCGCTGAAGGTCGACACCGACCTGCGGCCCGAGGGCAGGAGCGGCCCGGTGGTGCGCACCCTGGACTCCTACGCCGCCTACTACGGCCGCTGGTCGCAGGTGTGGGAGAGCCAGGCGCTGCTGCGGGCCCGGCCGGTGGCCGGCGACCCGGAGCTGCGGGCCGCGTTCACCGCGCTCATCGACCCGATCCGCTATCCGGCGGGCGGGATCGACTCCGCGTCGGTGCTGGAGATCCGCAAGCTCAAGGCGCGCATGGAGGCCGAGCGGCTGCCGCGCGGCGCCGACCCGACCCTGCACACCAAGCTGGGCCGGGGCGGGCTGTCGGACGTGGAGTGGGTGGCCCAGCTGACCCAGCTGCGCCATGCCCACGATTACCCGGACCTGCGCACCACCGGCACCCTGGAGGCGCTGGGGGCGGCGGTCGCCCACGGCTTCCTGACCGCCGACGACGGCGCCGTCCTGGAGCAGGCCTGGCGGCTGGCCTCGCGGGTGCGCGGCATGGTGATGCTGGTGCGCGGCCGGGGCGGCGACTCGCTCCCCACCGATCTGCGGGTGCGGGCGGCGCTGGCCACCGCCATGGGCTGCCGCAGCGCCCAGGACGAGGAGGGCCTGTGGGCGGGGCCCGCCGAGCAGCTGACGGAGGCGTACCTGCGCACGACCCGCCGGGCGCGGGCCGTGATGGAGCGCGTCTTCTACGACGACTAG
- a CDS encoding M15 family metallopeptidase: MRRWAVTAAVAAVLVSGGCASQEAGGGGAATGRLSFGSEPLTEEDGFVPVGEGLEVDADVPALANLDPELLAAVREAAADALDAGIDVVIVTGGWRSERYQEHLWEEALREHGGEEEAGRWVASPEESTHVSGDAVDIGYTNAADWFSRFGHEYGLCQTYANELWHYELAVEPGEPCPHPVSDASERNAGAPVPEE; the protein is encoded by the coding sequence GTGCGCCGCTGGGCGGTGACCGCGGCCGTGGCGGCCGTGCTGGTGTCGGGGGGCTGCGCGTCCCAGGAGGCCGGCGGCGGGGGCGCCGCGACAGGCCGGCTGTCGTTCGGCTCCGAGCCGCTGACCGAGGAGGACGGGTTCGTGCCGGTGGGCGAGGGGTTGGAGGTCGACGCCGACGTCCCGGCGCTGGCCAACCTGGACCCTGAGCTGCTGGCGGCGGTCCGGGAGGCCGCGGCGGACGCCCTGGACGCGGGGATCGACGTGGTGATCGTGACCGGCGGCTGGCGCAGCGAGCGCTACCAGGAGCACCTGTGGGAGGAGGCGCTGCGCGAGCACGGCGGCGAGGAGGAGGCGGGCCGGTGGGTGGCCTCGCCCGAGGAGTCCACCCACGTCAGCGGGGACGCGGTGGACATCGGGTACACCAACGCCGCGGACTGGTTCTCCCGGTTCGGGCACGAGTACGGGCTGTGCCAGACCTACGCCAACGAGCTGTGGCACTACGAGCTGGCGGTGGAGCCGGGAGAGCCCTGCCCGCACCCGGTCTCCGACGCCTCCGAGCGGAACGCGGGCGCCCCCGTGCCGGAGGAGTGA
- a CDS encoding carbohydrate-binding module family 20 domain-containing protein, with product MHRRTPLKAAAAAALLLLPLTALPASAAPLPAPAEAAAARTTPDDEALVQLFQWNWDSVAAECEDFLGPNGFSGVQVSPPQEHVVIPFAEGGNHPWWQDYQPVSYRLDNTRRGTAEEFAAMVRTCRDNGVRVYVDAVVNHMTGDGDGVGSAGTSWAKYDHPDLFGDGTASYGYDDFGPCYEEIANWNDKEEVQNCQLVGLADLDTADPRVRDHIKRYLNGLVDLGVGGFRVDAAKHVPEAHIADIFGNLNTVPGFGGTPRVFYEVYGDATVPYTAYAPYGEVTNFDYQRDVAGKFKDGNIAGLAHMPDYGGLTSEQATVFIDNHDTQRYHPTLTYKDGDRYHLAAAFMLAHPYGTPVVTSGYDFGDNVTEGPPSTGYAEGNPAGWITEDTDCSTGAWVCSHRHPTVAGMAAFRASAGDTALVQRATDGNGRLAFDRGARGFAAFNATGDTWRLTSDTSLPDGTYDNAAGGGTATVSGGRVTVEVPANGAVALHVDGECEDDCGGPDPGTGDTLRAVVHTVWGQEVYVVGSTPGLGSWDPSRGVKLSTDAAAYPTWSGTVDIGAGTEWKLVKVDGSGNVEWETGSNRVGPAATVTWNHR from the coding sequence ATGCACCGACGCACCCCCCTGAAAGCGGCCGCCGCCGCGGCCCTGCTCCTCCTCCCCCTGACCGCCCTCCCCGCGTCCGCGGCACCCCTGCCGGCCCCGGCGGAGGCCGCGGCCGCCCGGACCACTCCCGACGACGAGGCCCTCGTCCAGCTCTTCCAGTGGAACTGGGACTCCGTCGCCGCCGAGTGCGAGGACTTCCTCGGACCCAACGGCTTCTCCGGGGTCCAGGTGTCCCCGCCCCAGGAGCACGTCGTCATCCCCTTCGCGGAAGGCGGCAACCACCCCTGGTGGCAGGACTACCAGCCCGTCTCCTACCGGCTCGACAACACCCGGCGCGGCACCGCCGAGGAGTTCGCCGCCATGGTCCGGACCTGCCGCGACAACGGCGTGCGCGTCTACGTCGACGCCGTGGTCAACCACATGACCGGCGACGGCGACGGCGTCGGCAGCGCGGGCACCTCCTGGGCCAAGTACGACCACCCCGACCTCTTCGGCGACGGCACCGCCTCCTACGGGTACGACGACTTCGGTCCCTGCTACGAGGAGATCGCGAACTGGAACGACAAGGAGGAGGTCCAGAACTGCCAGCTGGTGGGCCTGGCCGACCTCGACACCGCCGACCCGCGGGTGCGCGACCACATCAAGCGCTACCTCAACGGCCTCGTCGACCTGGGTGTGGGCGGCTTCCGCGTGGACGCCGCCAAGCACGTCCCCGAAGCGCACATCGCCGACATCTTCGGGAACCTGAACACGGTGCCCGGGTTCGGCGGCACCCCCCGCGTCTTCTACGAGGTCTACGGCGACGCCACCGTCCCCTACACCGCCTACGCCCCCTACGGCGAGGTCACCAACTTCGACTACCAGCGCGACGTGGCCGGGAAGTTCAAGGACGGGAACATCGCCGGGCTGGCGCACATGCCGGACTACGGCGGGCTGACCTCGGAGCAGGCCACCGTCTTCATCGACAACCACGACACCCAGCGCTACCACCCGACCCTCACCTACAAGGACGGGGACCGCTACCACCTGGCGGCCGCGTTCATGCTGGCCCACCCCTACGGCACCCCCGTGGTGACCTCCGGGTACGACTTCGGCGACAACGTCACCGAGGGCCCGCCCAGCACCGGGTACGCCGAGGGCAACCCGGCGGGCTGGATCACCGAGGACACCGACTGCTCCACCGGCGCATGGGTCTGCTCCCACCGCCACCCCACCGTCGCGGGCATGGCCGCCTTCCGCGCCTCCGCCGGCGACACCGCGCTGGTCCAGCGCGCCACCGACGGGAACGGACGCCTCGCCTTCGACCGCGGGGCGCGCGGCTTCGCCGCCTTCAACGCCACCGGCGACACCTGGCGGCTGACCTCCGACACCTCCCTGCCCGACGGCACCTACGACAACGCCGCGGGCGGCGGCACCGCCACCGTCTCCGGCGGCCGCGTCACCGTCGAGGTGCCCGCGAACGGGGCCGTGGCCCTGCACGTCGACGGCGAGTGCGAGGACGACTGCGGCGGCCCCGACCCGGGCACCGGGGACACCCTGCGGGCGGTCGTCCACACCGTCTGGGGACAGGAGGTGTACGTGGTGGGATCCACTCCCGGGCTCGGGTCCTGGGACCCCTCCCGGGGCGTGAAGCTGTCCACCGACGCCGCCGCCTACCCCACCTGGTCCGGCACGGTCGACATCGGAGCCGGCACCGAATGGAAGCTCGTCAAGGTCGACGGCTCCGGCAACGTGGAATGGGAGACGGGGTCCAACCGGGTCGGCCCCGCCGCCACCGTCACCTGGAACCACCGGTGA
- a CDS encoding response regulator transcription factor, translating to MRVLVVEDEPYMAEALQAGLRQEAIAADIALDGDQALERVAVNDYDAVVLDRDIPGVHGDEVCAVLVRDHPGTRILMLTAAGRLRDKVDGFSLGADDYLTKPFALEELVVRLRALARRPTTAVDPVLRVGDLRLDPYRREAHRGARPLRLPRKQFAVLELLMRADGAVVTAETLLEKVWDEHADPFTSAPRVAVSHLRKALGAPDPVVTVPGVGYRLVDPGRER from the coding sequence ATGCGCGTACTGGTCGTCGAGGACGAGCCCTACATGGCCGAGGCCCTCCAGGCGGGCCTGCGGCAGGAGGCCATCGCCGCCGACATCGCCCTGGACGGGGACCAGGCGCTGGAACGCGTCGCCGTCAACGACTACGACGCGGTCGTCCTGGACCGGGACATCCCCGGCGTGCACGGCGACGAGGTGTGCGCCGTCCTGGTCCGCGACCACCCCGGCACCCGGATCCTCATGCTCACCGCCGCCGGACGGCTGCGCGACAAGGTCGACGGGTTCTCCCTGGGCGCCGACGACTACCTCACCAAGCCGTTCGCCCTGGAGGAACTGGTGGTGCGCCTGCGCGCCCTGGCCCGGCGCCCGACCACCGCCGTCGACCCGGTGCTGCGGGTCGGCGACCTGCGCCTGGACCCCTACCGGCGGGAGGCCCACCGGGGGGCCCGCCCGCTGCGGCTGCCCCGCAAGCAGTTCGCCGTCCTCGAACTGCTCATGCGCGCCGACGGGGCCGTGGTCACCGCCGAGACCCTGCTGGAGAAGGTGTGGGACGAGCACGCCGACCCCTTCACCAGCGCGCCCCGGGTCGCGGTCTCCCACCTGCGCAAGGCCCTGGGCGCCCCCGACCCCGTCGTCACCGTCCCCGGTGTCGGCTACCGCCTGGTCGACCCCGGGCGGGAGCGGTGA
- a CDS encoding helix-turn-helix transcriptional regulator codes for MPLLPGTAPVLVGRAAPLAALTEHADLCRTERSGALLLGGDAGIGKSRLVAEFARTRRPGTVLVGGCLELGVDGLAYAPFTAALRQLLRERGPEPFAAGGRAGELARLLPELGPVPEGGHRDRGLLFGLVLHLLRTVAGEEGLTLVLEDLHWADSASRDLLVYLIRNLDPPGVQIVATYRSDDLHRTHPLRRLLPELERLPSVTRLELEPLTRAEVDEHVRALTGRSPAPAELDDLYRRSDGIPLYVEALAASPLRPSGVPDAFRDLLLAPVDRLDDAALSVLRLSAVGAVSGTVSHEALRHASDLGDRDLEIALHTLIDARLLHVDGDGYRFRHALLREAVHESLLPGTRTRLHLLLARIVGDHPGTVPPERRAAELAHHFQAAHDLPRAVTAAWAAAERAGETLAHGERLAMLRRVLELWDRVPDAAALLGGRERPAVLAEAALSALEGGHPRMAWELCDEALAAVPEEPADDAGLELRALLLRRRGQARSQCVDPGAEDDLAEALRLHPPHMPGYARMLSILARETMVRADGRGPLDRSAEELATEAITAAERVGDDSALAAALVTLGSVLMAQGEEGRGRPYLKRSIELSRRIGDPMMEARGVNNLSHYLREQGHHTRALELLEDFLAAPGHRGSGWVHGGFTSQNLAELHYEMGDLAGARAIAVRALGHSPSPTHRVFLLVPASRAAIAQGDLEAARSGTARGELGKTGIASLDRASVLSLERVDQAQQAASAWLDLLLAEGDAETARAYAVQVLERPGFAGSAGYGWVITELAAEAVRRSGAGPGDPARTRVEELLEMPVHGPVQEAFRASTAARLAEGTADPREVLERWAAAVAAWEATPLVLNLAAARLRAARAALAVRDPERARAWWEPVSPAAAASGAEPLAREAADLGRRAGFTAPDRAAPAGLTPREAEVLRLLAAGGTNAQIAAELFISPKTASVHVSNILAKLGAPNRAAAGARARDLGLV; via the coding sequence ATGCCCCTACTCCCTGGAACCGCTCCGGTGCTCGTCGGCCGGGCCGCCCCGCTGGCGGCGCTCACCGAGCACGCCGACCTCTGCCGCACCGAGCGCTCCGGGGCGCTGCTGCTGGGCGGGGACGCCGGGATCGGCAAGTCCCGGCTGGTCGCCGAGTTCGCCCGGACGCGGCGGCCGGGGACCGTGCTGGTCGGCGGCTGCCTGGAGCTGGGCGTGGACGGCCTGGCCTACGCGCCCTTCACCGCCGCCCTGCGCCAGCTCCTGCGCGAACGCGGACCGGAGCCCTTCGCCGCCGGGGGGCGGGCGGGCGAGCTCGCCCGCCTGCTCCCCGAGCTGGGACCGGTCCCCGAGGGCGGGCACCGGGACCGGGGCCTGCTGTTCGGTCTGGTCCTGCACCTGCTGCGGACCGTCGCGGGCGAGGAGGGCCTGACCCTGGTTCTGGAGGACCTGCACTGGGCCGACAGCGCCAGCCGCGACCTGCTCGTCTACCTCATCCGCAACCTCGATCCGCCCGGCGTGCAGATCGTCGCCACCTACCGCAGCGACGACCTGCACCGCACCCACCCCCTGCGCCGCCTGCTCCCCGAGCTGGAGCGCCTGCCCTCGGTGACCCGGCTGGAGCTGGAGCCGCTCACCCGCGCCGAGGTGGACGAGCACGTGCGCGCCCTCACCGGCCGCTCCCCCGCGCCCGCCGAACTCGACGACCTGTACCGGCGCAGCGACGGCATCCCGCTGTACGTGGAGGCCCTGGCCGCCTCCCCGCTCCGGCCCAGCGGCGTGCCCGACGCCTTCCGCGACCTGCTGCTGGCCCCCGTGGACCGGCTGGACGACGCCGCGCTGTCCGTGCTGCGCCTGTCGGCCGTCGGCGCGGTCTCCGGCACCGTCTCCCACGAGGCACTGCGCCACGCCTCCGACCTGGGCGACCGGGACCTGGAGATCGCCCTGCACACCCTGATCGACGCCCGGCTGCTGCACGTGGACGGCGACGGCTACCGGTTCCGGCACGCGCTGCTGCGCGAGGCCGTCCACGAGTCCCTGCTGCCCGGCACCCGCACCCGGCTGCACCTGCTGCTGGCCCGCATCGTCGGGGACCACCCGGGGACGGTCCCGCCCGAGCGCCGCGCCGCCGAGCTGGCCCACCACTTCCAGGCCGCCCACGACCTGCCGCGCGCGGTGACCGCCGCCTGGGCCGCGGCCGAGCGCGCCGGGGAGACCCTGGCCCACGGGGAGCGGCTGGCGATGCTCCGCCGCGTCCTGGAGCTGTGGGACCGGGTGCCCGACGCCGCCGCGCTGCTGGGCGGGCGCGAACGCCCCGCGGTGCTGGCCGAGGCCGCCCTGTCCGCCCTGGAGGGCGGACACCCCCGCATGGCGTGGGAGCTGTGCGACGAGGCCCTGGCCGCGGTCCCCGAGGAGCCCGCGGACGACGCCGGGCTGGAGCTGCGGGCGCTGCTGCTGCGCCGCCGCGGGCAGGCCCGCAGCCAGTGTGTGGACCCGGGCGCCGAGGACGACCTGGCCGAGGCGCTGCGGCTGCACCCGCCGCACATGCCCGGGTACGCGCGCATGCTGTCGATCCTGGCCCGCGAGACCATGGTCCGCGCCGACGGCCGCGGTCCGCTGGACCGCTCCGCCGAGGAGCTGGCGACGGAGGCCATCACCGCGGCCGAGCGGGTCGGCGACGACAGCGCCCTGGCCGCCGCCCTGGTCACCCTGGGCTCGGTCCTCATGGCCCAGGGGGAGGAGGGCCGGGGCCGCCCCTACCTGAAGCGGTCCATCGAGCTGAGCCGCCGCATCGGCGACCCGATGATGGAGGCCCGAGGCGTCAACAACCTCTCCCACTACCTGCGCGAACAGGGGCACCACACCCGCGCCCTGGAACTCCTGGAGGACTTCCTGGCGGCCCCCGGCCACAGGGGCTCCGGATGGGTGCACGGCGGCTTCACCTCGCAGAACCTCGCCGAGCTCCACTACGAGATGGGGGACCTGGCCGGGGCGCGCGCCATCGCCGTCCGGGCGCTGGGCCACAGCCCCTCCCCCACACACCGGGTGTTCCTCCTGGTCCCGGCGTCCCGGGCCGCCATCGCCCAGGGCGACCTGGAGGCCGCCCGCTCCGGGACGGCCCGGGGGGAGCTGGGGAAGACGGGCATCGCCTCGCTCGACCGCGCCTCCGTGCTGAGCCTGGAGCGCGTGGACCAGGCCCAGCAGGCGGCCTCCGCCTGGCTGGACCTCCTCCTGGCCGAGGGCGACGCCGAGACCGCCCGCGCCTACGCCGTGCAGGTCCTGGAGCGCCCCGGGTTCGCCGGGTCGGCCGGGTACGGGTGGGTGATCACCGAGCTGGCCGCCGAAGCGGTGCGCCGCTCCGGCGCAGGGCCCGGCGACCCCGCGCGCACCCGGGTGGAGGAACTCCTGGAGATGCCCGTGCACGGCCCGGTTCAGGAGGCGTTCCGGGCCTCGACCGCGGCCCGGCTGGCCGAGGGGACCGCCGACCCGCGGGAGGTCCTGGAGCGGTGGGCGGCGGCGGTGGCCGCCTGGGAGGCCACCCCGCTGGTGCTGAACCTGGCCGCGGCCCGCCTGCGCGCCGCACGCGCCGCCCTGGCCGTGCGCGACCCGGAGCGGGCCCGCGCCTGGTGGGAGCCGGTGAGCCCGGCCGCCGCCGCGAGCGGGGCCGAGCCCCTGGCGCGGGAGGCCGCCGACCTGGGCCGCCGGGCCGGGTTCACCGCCCCGGACCGGGCCGCGCCCGCCGGGCTGACCCCGCGCGAGGCCGAGGTCCTGCGGCTGCTGGCCGCCGGGGGCACCAACGCGCAGATCGCCGCGGAGCTGTTCATCTCCCCCAAGACGGCCAGCGTGCACGTCTCCAACATCCTCGCCAAGCTCGGCGCCCCCAACCGGGCCGCGGCCGGCGCCCGCGCCCGCGACCTGGGCCTGGTCTGA